From one Coffea eugenioides isolate CCC68of chromosome 11, Ceug_1.0, whole genome shotgun sequence genomic stretch:
- the LOC113752167 gene encoding uncharacterized protein LOC113752167 — protein sequence MFRNVQDVVVWQFNKLKISSSFAFCKDRTEIRQLLNYKKMMKGYAWAVSAGFNAALTAIAAKHFSSQLVRYGLVIVLNALMWGCYVNSLKALSSLQATVTNFAMNFLSSGLAGFFLFKEVLPFQDFTVYLRVFKCGRS from the exons ATGTTCAGAAATGTACAGGACGTCGTCGTCTGGCAGTTCAACAAGTTGAAAATCTCTTCCTCTTTTGCTTTTTGTAAAGATCGGACAGAAATACGACAACTTCTGAACTACAAGAAGATGATGAAAGGGTACGCATGGGCTGTTTCGGCTGGATTCAATGCTGCTCTTACTGCCATTGCCGCCAAGCACTTTTCTTCCCAG CTTGTTAGGTATGGCCTGGTCATAGTACTGAATGCTTTAATGTGGGGGTGTTATGTAAATAGCCTAAAAGCTCTATCATCTCTCCAAGCTACCGTTACAAACTTTGCAATGAACTTTCTATCTTCTGGATTGGCTGGATTCTTCCTCTTCAAAGAGGTGCTGCCGTTTCAG GATTTTACCGTGTACTTGAGGGTCTTCAAGTGTGGTAGATCTTAG
- the LOC113751378 gene encoding basic leucine zipper 23-like: MDDREVELSHHVLVPNFDSSSSVQASISVDSFLDELLRNGQTCTHTHTCNPPGPDATHTHTCYHTHTQVIPSEKVDNPSEKVDGPCDSRKSTSKTRRSSGNREAVRKYREKKKAHTAYLEEEAKKLRLVNQQLIRKVQRQAILEAEISRLRSLLLDVRGKIDTELGAYPLRKQCTASTKVKEGESGMQYSGLAMKLQCENDLTCFHPHGDSSIEDGGFGGCDKMGASSWEGNCQFATVACKANGPAERSGMDSVETRLSSASQAE; this comes from the coding sequence ATGGATGATAGAGAGGTAGAGCTATCACACCATGTCTTGGTTCCTAATTTCGATTCATCTAGCAGTGTTCAAGCATCAATCTCTGTGGATTCATTTCTTGATGAGTTGTTAAGAAATGGCCAAACATGTACTCACACCCATACTTGCAACCCTCCTGGCCCTGATGCTACACATACTCACACATGTTACCATACTCATACCCAAGTCATTCCATCTGAGAAAGTGGACAATCCTAGTGAGAAAGTAGATGGTCCTTGTGATAGTAGAAAGTCAACATCAAAGACTAGGAGGTCTTCTGGAAATAGAGAAGCTGTTAGGAAATATAGGGAGAAGAAAAAGGCACATACAGCTTACTTGGAAGAGGAAGCTAAGAAACTGAGACTGGTAAACCAACAGTTGATTAGGAAAGTGCAGAGGCAAGCTATTCTTGAAGCAGAAATCTCGAGGCTTAGAAGCCTTTTGCTCGATGTTAGAGGGAAGATTGATACTGAATTGGGTGCTTATCCCTTACGAAAGCAGTGTACTGCAAGCACTAAAGTTAAAGAAGGGGAGTCAGGGATGCAATATTCTGGTCTGGCAATGAAGCTTCAGTGTGAGAATGATTTAACTTGCTTCCATCCTCACGGGGATTCATCCATAGAGGATGGTGGTTTTGGTGGATGTGATAAAATGGGAGCTTCATCTTGGGAAGGAAACTGCCAGTTTGCAACTGTTGCTTGTAAAGCTAATGGACCTGCAGAAAGAAGTGGTATGGACTCCGTGGAAACAAGGCTTTCATCTGCATCTCAAGCAGAGTAA
- the LOC113753213 gene encoding putative disease resistance RPP13-like protein 1: protein MADVALAMGSSVLSAFLQVVFDRMATKEFLNLFRGRENDGELLEKLKLNLQIVGDVLDDAENKQTSSLAVKGWLNKLHDTIYEADDLLDEINTEALRLKVEAKCHNSTSQVSALNYSSSFSNDFLGKMMPQIEKMVARLDWFIQQINPMGLRVIEPKRQSCRTPSTSLVDEATVYGRDADKEKIIKMLLSESANGVNFTVISVVGLGGIGKTTLAQLIYKDKRVQNHFPTKAWVCISEDYDAARITKELLGELGIPFSDMGENLNSLQMKLQLGLTQKKFLLVLDDFWNRDYSDWDRFKVLFTGAMQGSKIIVTTRDEKIALMMCKKESIYSLDLIAEEDCCSLFEKHAFENIDGDQRLELEDIGKKIVKKCARLPLAVKTVAGLLRSKTTAEEWEDILVSEVWTQTDNEDDILPALRLSYSHLPSRLKRCFACCAVFHKDFQFKKEEIIHLWQANDLLEPPGENRGIEQIGEEYLRELRLRSLLEQSTNGLFSMHDLVNDLAIAVSRRYCYRLEDNDPEHGKIGSISYFSYHPSSFHDTFHKFELLRETKNLRTFLPLSKRRGGKGLSHKFLHEMLPKFRSLRFLSLLFYKIHKLPDSISDLKHLRLLNLSSTPLETLPECICALYNLQTLLLSDCEKLEELPVSLAKLINLSYLDISGTPLKKMPLYMSRLRNLRVLTNFIVGKDSGSMIEELGKFPKLRGRLFISKLENVCSGRDASMANLKGKKHLDELTLEWNGAINDSQAVRDVLDNLQPHSSIKHLKIIGYGGTTFPDWLGNSSLSHLESLSLSNCENCFSLPALGQLESLQSLEIFGMDHISDLAEDFYGDISATKPFPSLKKLRIEKLPEWERWYIPEGEVFNRLKKLSIIDCPKLIGELPQQLASLQSLEISGCDNLVCPSGRLSIFNEEIRQKFSSLRELKISALKNLTELPLQLNQLFRLTVDDCGSLLPSHVSRLPASLYSLEYKGCCNLELESSSGEDGGALERLILENCDTVKVKVEWLASFPMLKRVQFYKCKSVEMLSVPAAPAPGIGNQSGMTTTTTTSSTSSVMASLQHLHISGCDDLMSFRAPSLTELYILDCEKLTSLPQRMESLLPSLRYLYLGNCPEIECFPEGGLPSTLQALKIFGCKKLVSRRREWGLEKLPSLTESVISGPCDEVESFPEEDWLLPCTLQYLHLNYLQNLKVLNYSALRHLTSLQNLGFNDCPRLQSLPEEGLPASLTELRFSKCPLLKPRLEWEKGQDWPKVAHIPCVKVDGQLIP, encoded by the coding sequence ATGGCTGACGTTGCTTTAGCTATGGGAAGCTCTGTCCTCTCGGCTTTCCTTCAAGTTGTATTTGATAGGATGGCTACAAAAGAGTTTTTGAATCTATTTCGGGGAAGAGAGAATGACGGAGAACTCCTCGAGAAACTCAAACTGAACTTACAAATAGTTGGAGATGTGCTTGATGATGCAGAGAACAAGCAAACAAGCAGCCTAGCTGTCAAAGGATGGCTAAATAAGCTTCATGACACTATCTACGAGGCAGATGACTTGCTTGATGAGATCAACACTGAGGCACTACGACTGAAGGTTGAAGCTAAATGCCATAACTCGACCAGTCAGGTAAGTGCTTTGAATTACAGCTCATCTTTCAGTAATGATTTCCTTGGGAAGATGATGCCACAGATAGAAAAAATGGTTGCTAGATTGGATTGGTTCATACAACAAATTAACCCTATGGGTTTGCGAGTTATTGAACCAAAAAGGCAATCCTGTCGAACTCCTTCAACTTCTTTGGTTGATGAGGCCACAGTGTATGGTAGAGATGCTGATAAGGAGAAGATAATTAAAATGTTGCTATCTGAGAGTGCAAATGGAGTCAATTTCACTGTGATTTCTGTAGTGGGACTTGGGGGAATTGGTAAGACCACTCTTGCTCAATTGATTTACAAAGATAAGAGGGTGCAAAATCACTTTCCTACAAAAGCATGGGTTTGCATATCAGAAGATTATGATGCTGCCAGGATAACGAAAGAACTTCTTGGGGAGCTCGGTATTCCATTTTCTGATATGGGCGAGAATTTGAATTCCCTTCAAATGAAGTTACAATTGGGGCTAACTCAGAAAAAGTTTCTTCtcgttttagatgatttttggAATCGGGACTACAGTGACTGGGATAGATTCAAGGTGCTATTCACAGGTGCAATGCAAGGAAGTAAGATCATTGTAACTACACGTGATGAGAAAATTGCATTAATGATGTGTAAAAAAGAGTCAATTTATTCCTTGGATTTGATAGCAGAGGAAGATTGCTGCTCCTTATTTGAAAAGCATGCCTTTGAAAATATAGATGGAGATCAAAGACTAGAACTTGAAGATATAGGAAAGAAAATTGTGAAGAAGTGTGCAAGGTTGCCTTTGGCTGTGAAAACAGTTGCAGGTCTCTTGCGTTCAAAAACAACGGCTGAAGAGTGGGAAGATATTTTAGTAAGTGAAGTATGGACTCAAACAGACAATGAAGATGACATCTTGCCAGCGTTGAGATTGAGCTACAGTCATCTTCCATCTCGTCTTAAGAGGTGCTTTGCATGTTGTGCTGTATTTCATAAGGATTTCCAGtttaaaaaagaggaaataattcatttatggCAAGCTAATGATCTTTTGGAGCCTCCAGGAGAAAACAGGGGAATTGAACAAATCGGTGAAGAGTACTTACGTGAGTTGAGGTTGAGGTCCTTACTTGAGCAGTCAACTAACGGTTTGTTTTCGATGCACGACCTTGTCAATGACTTGGCCATAGCTGTTTCTAGAAGGTACTGTTACAGGCTGGAAGATAATGACCCGGAACATGGTAAAATAGGCAGCATAAGTTACTTTTCATACCATCCTAGTAGTTTTCATGACACATTTCATAAATTTGAACTCTTGAGGGAGACCAAGAACTTGAGAACATTTTTACCATTAAGTAAACGACGTGGCGGAAAAGGATTGAGCCacaaatttttgcatgaaatgtTGCCCAAATTCAGGTCCTTAAGGTTTCTGTCGTTGTTGTTCTATAAAATCCATAAGTTGCCCGACTCAATTAGTGATTTGAAACACCTTCGTTTGCTGAATCTCTCTTCTACTCCTTTGGAAACCCTACCAGAGTGTATCTGCGCCTTATATAACCTCCAAACATTGTTGTTGTCAGATTGTGAGAAACTGGAAGAGTTGCCGGTAAGTTTGGCGAAGTTAATTAACTTGTCTTACCTGGATATTAGTGGAACTCCGTTGAAAAAAATGCCACTGTATATGAGTAGACTGAGAAACCTTCGAGTTTTGACTAATTTTATAGTAGGCAAGGACAGCGGTTCAATGATTGAGGAGTTGGGCAAATTTCCTAAGCTTCGTGGTAGGCTCTTCatttcaaagctggaaaatgtttGTAGTGGTAGGGATGCATCGATGGCGAATCTAAAGGGCAAGAAACACCTTGACGAGTTAACTTTGGAGTGGAATGGTGCTATCAATGATTCGCAAGCTGTGAGAGATGTGCTTGATAATTTACAACCTCATTCAAGcataaagcatctcaagatcaTAGGGTATGGCGGGACAACATTTCCAGATTGGCTAGGCAACTCTTCGTTAAGCCATTTGGAATCGTTGAGTCTTTCTAATTGTGAAAATTGTTTTTCCTTGCCTGCACTTGGGCAGCTAGAGTCCTTGCAATCACTTGAAATTTTTGGGATGGATCATATATCAGATTTGGCggaggatttttatggagacaTCAGTGCAACCAAACCATTCCCATCTCTGAAAAAGTTGAGAATCGAGAAGTTGCCAGAGTGGGAGAGATGGTACATACCAGAAGGTGAAGTCTTCAATAGACTCAAAAAACTCAGTATAATTGACTGTCCCAAACTAATTGGAGAGCTTCCCCAACAACTTGCATCGCTGCAAAGCCTTGAGATATCTGGGTGCGACAATCTTGTGTGTCCCAGTGGTCGATTGAGCATCTTCAATGAAGAGATTCGACAAAAGTTTTCATCTCTCCGTGAATTGAAGATTTCAGCGCTAAAAAATTTGACGGAGTTGCCCCTACAGCTCAACCAATTATTCCGACTTACGGTTGATGATTGTGGGTCTCTCTTACCCTCGCACGTGAGTAGACTGCCTGCTTCACTTTATTCACTTGAGTACAAGGGATGCTGCAATTTGGAATTGGAGAGTTCAAGCGGGGAGGATGGTGGCGCCTTGGAGCGCTTGATATTAGAAAATTGTGACACTGTCAAAGTCAAAGTCGAGTGGCTTGCCTCGTTTCCCATGCTAAAACGTGTTCAATTTTATAAATGCAAGAGTGTTGAGATGCTCTCAGTTCCTGCTGCACCTGCACCTGGGATTGGGAATCAGAGTGGCATGACAACAACTACTACAACTAGTAGTACTAGCAGTGTGATGGCGTCACTTCAACACTTACACATCTCGGGCTGCGATGATCTTATGTCTTTTCGAGCCCCCAGTCTAACGGAGCTTTATATCCTGGATTGCGAGAAGCTCACGTCACTGCCGCAACGGATGGAATCCCTCCTCCCATCTCTTCGATATCTGTATTTAGGCAATTGTCCAGAAATTGAGTGCTTCCCGGAAGGGGGTTTGCCCTCCACCCTACAAGCCCTTAAAATCTTCGGTTGCAAGAAGCTCGTGAGTCGCAGGAGAGAGTGGGGTTTGGAGAAACTCCCCTCTCTCACGGAATCGGTCATTAGCGGTCCCTGTGATGAAGTAGAGTCGTTTCCAGAGGAGGACTGGCTGTTGCCTTGCACGCTTCAATATCTCCACTTGAACTACCTTCAGAATCTGAAAGTGCTAAACTATTCGGCTCTTCGACACCTCACCTCTCTTCAAAATCTAGGCTTCAATGATTGCCCACGACTCCAGTCCCTACCAGAAGAGGGACTGCCGGCCTCCCTCACTGAACTACGTTTCTCCAAATGCCCGCTGCTGAAACCAAGGTTAGAATGGGAGAAAGGACAAGACTGGCCCAAGGTTGCCCACATCCCCTGCGTAAAAGTCGATGGGCAGCTAATTCCTTGA